The sequence below is a genomic window from Lolium perenne isolate Kyuss_39 chromosome 7, Kyuss_2.0, whole genome shotgun sequence.
TTAACACTGATCTTCTCAACATTGACATGTATCTTTTTGCAGCCGGGCTGTTCCTGGGAGCCGTCACGGGCGGTCTGATCGGGCTCGCCACCGAGAGCGGCCTGTTCCGCGGCACGGGCATCGGCGCCATCACCGGCGCGCTGGTGTCCATCGAGGTCGTGGACTCCTCCATCCGCCTATGGCGCTCCCGCCGGTCCGGGATCTGGAGCATCCTCTACGTGGTAAGCACCCTAAACAGCATGCTTGATCCATGGATGGTTGGCAGCAAGTAGATAGGAGTAGGACAGCAAACTCGCAACTGACACGCTTGCTTGCTCATCTGGGCTTCCTTGTCTGTTGATGTATCAGTGTATCTTGCTTAAATTGCATTGACTAATTGTGCTCATCGCTTTGGCTAGCTAATGATGTGTTTATGTTGCATTGCTGCTGTACAACCCTAAACATGCTCTCACCTTTCTAAAAGGCTTAAGTTCAGTGTTCATCCCAGAGTAAAAAACCCATCTTTTTTCCCTTAGCTTTATGATGCACAACTTGGACTAGAATTTTCTGAGTGGTGGTGTGCACCTCTTACTTATCTATCCTTGTCATCCGAAAATGTTTTGACCACAACAATTCTTCTGAGGCTGCATATCAGAATGAAAATGTCTTTTGATGCTACATAACTTTGGGTTGGCTGAAACTTTCTGGTCTGCTTGAGCCTAACACAAACCTTTTAATTACTGGAAATGCAGCTTAATGTGATCTACAGCCTCATCACGGGCAGGCTTGTCCGCGAGAAGGTCGATCCGGCGGTGCAGCGGGTGGTTCGGAGCCAGGTCAGTTTGTCACCTGCAATTGTGCATCATACATGCATGGTTGACGGGAAGCAACTGTCTGAAATTAGTTACCGCACTTTTTATTTTGTCTAACGGTATACTGCATGGTTATTTGGACATGCAGATGAATGCTGTGGATTCATCGCAGTTCAGGGAGGCCCCTGACCTTTTCGAGATCGAGGGCACCAACGGCATGCCGAGGGCGTCGATTGATAAGCTGCCCGAGAACAGGATCACCGAGGAGTACAACCGGAATGCCGTCGGTGATCTTTCAGGATGCTCTGTCTGCCTCCAGGTCTGAAAATCACACAATCACAATTCCCCTGAA
It includes:
- the LOC127314631 gene encoding NEP1-interacting protein 1 gives rise to the protein MDPSGAFSRSSSNVSLASLVRSGSGRGRGGAVGSRRMMQRVLRGVITFIFAIAGLFLGAVTGGLIGLATESGLFRGTGIGAITGALVSIEVVDSSIRLWRSRRSGIWSILYVLNVIYSLITGRLVREKVDPAVQRVVRSQMNAVDSSQFREAPDLFEIEGTNGMPRASIDKLPENRITEEYNRNAVGDLSGCSVCLQDFQIGEKVRSLPDCWHVFHVPCIDGWLIKHGSCPLCRRKL